The following coding sequences are from one Candidatus Nitrosopumilus sp. SW window:
- a CDS encoding pyridoxamine 5'-phosphate oxidase family protein — MQKLDKLTLESILSDIKIPIRIAFLKSDGVPNIISLWYEQIGDKIYCATQKSAKVVSYLEKNPTCGFEIASDKPPYKGIRGSGSAKIIDEMGEEILKILMKKYLGDKESTLSKILKKNVKNEVAIEITPQQIFHYDYSKRMKDI, encoded by the coding sequence ATGCAAAAACTTGATAAACTGACTTTAGAATCCATTTTGTCTGACATCAAAATTCCCATTAGGATTGCTTTTTTAAAATCTGATGGAGTTCCCAATATTATCTCACTTTGGTATGAGCAAATTGGGGATAAAATTTACTGTGCAACACAAAAATCTGCAAAGGTTGTTTCATATTTAGAAAAAAACCCTACATGTGGTTTTGAAATTGCATCTGATAAACCTCCGTACAAAGGAATCCGTGGAAGTGGCTCTGCAAAAATAATTGATGAAATGGGTGAAGAAATTCTAAAGATTTTGATGAAGAAATATCTTGGAGATAAAGAGTCTACATTATCAAAAATACTGAAAAAAAATGTTAAAAATGAGGTTGCCATCGAGATTACTCCTCAACAAATATTTCATTATGATTATTCAAAGAGGATGAAAGATATCTGA
- the cysS gene encoding cysteine--tRNA ligase: MKLQNTLSNAEQELDISKKVKIYLCGVTVYDESHIGHARTIIVFDVLRKYLENKGIEIEFIQNFTDVDDKIINRAQSENTSADAISTKYIENYFHDFDGLNVKRATNYPKATEHIEDIIKFIEKLIEKQIAYVSKNGVYFAVSKFPEYGKLSKKKIDELESGARIEVDEAKNNPLDFAVWKFSDVEPVWDSPWGKGRPGWHIECSAMSTKYLGENFDIHGGGRDLIFPHHENEIAQSESFTGNQFAKIWMHVGMVTIDGEKMSKSIGNIKSIKHVLENWGPNIIRLFCLSGHYSKPIDYSEELLKENLTKWRQVETCYYELIHANSENNENVSPTVEKLGSEFDKALEDDFNTHLALSAFFQLVKEANRLAAEEKLGKEDAKIIKHEFQRMLKILGLVIPEMTADMKKEIDTMIENREKFRQEKQFQEADKIRDKLNEMNVELIDHKGKTIWMKKENIKAEK; this comes from the coding sequence ATGAAACTACAAAATACATTATCAAACGCTGAACAGGAATTAGACATATCAAAAAAAGTGAAAATTTATCTTTGCGGAGTTACAGTTTATGATGAATCCCATATTGGTCATGCACGAACAATCATAGTCTTTGATGTGCTTCGAAAATACCTAGAAAATAAGGGAATAGAGATTGAGTTTATTCAAAATTTCACAGATGTTGATGATAAAATAATCAACCGAGCTCAATCAGAAAATACTAGTGCGGACGCAATCAGTACAAAATACATTGAAAATTATTTTCATGACTTTGATGGTTTAAATGTAAAACGTGCAACAAACTATCCAAAGGCAACAGAACACATTGAAGACATCATCAAGTTTATTGAAAAATTAATTGAAAAACAAATTGCATATGTATCAAAGAATGGAGTATATTTTGCAGTATCAAAATTTCCAGAATATGGTAAATTATCAAAAAAGAAGATTGATGAATTAGAATCAGGTGCAAGAATTGAAGTCGATGAGGCAAAGAACAATCCTCTAGATTTTGCAGTATGGAAGTTTTCAGACGTTGAACCTGTGTGGGACAGTCCATGGGGAAAAGGAAGACCAGGGTGGCACATAGAGTGTTCAGCAATGAGTACAAAGTATCTAGGAGAAAATTTTGATATTCATGGAGGAGGAAGAGACCTGATATTTCCTCATCATGAAAACGAAATTGCACAATCTGAATCATTTACAGGTAATCAGTTTGCAAAAATCTGGATGCATGTAGGAATGGTCACCATTGATGGAGAGAAAATGTCAAAATCTATTGGAAACATAAAGTCAATCAAACATGTATTAGAAAATTGGGGACCAAACATTATCAGATTGTTCTGCTTGTCAGGACATTATTCAAAGCCAATTGATTATTCTGAAGAATTATTGAAAGAGAATTTAACAAAATGGCGACAGGTTGAAACTTGCTACTATGAGTTAATTCATGCAAATAGTGAAAATAATGAAAATGTCAGCCCCACAGTAGAAAAATTGGGCTCAGAATTCGATAAAGCACTTGAGGATGATTTTAACACTCATCTTGCATTATCTGCATTTTTTCAACTAGTCAAAGAAGCCAACAGATTAGCAGCTGAGGAAAAGTTAGGAAAAGAAGACGCTAAAATCATCAAACATGAATTTCAAAGAATGCTCAAAATTTTAGGATTGGTCATTCCAGAGATGACAGCAGATATGAAAAAAGAGATTGACACTATGATTGAGAATAGAGAAAAGTTCCGACAAGAAAAACAATTCCAAGAAGCAGATAAAATTCGTGACAAACTTAACGAAATGAATGTAGAGCTGATAGATCATAAAGGTAAAACAATCTGGATGAAAAAAGAAAACATCAAAGCTGAAAAATAA
- a CDS encoding NAD+ synthase gives MNQEIIDEIKNQDYSSITSTIENFLEEQMEKNHAKGLILGLSGGIDSAVLAYICKRKFADKTIAIVMPDTGITPKTETEDALKMISLTGIQYKLIDINPIVNEYSMYLEPNERAKGNLRARVRTNILYYYANAKNYLVLGSSDKSEYLIGYFTKFGDGASDVTPIISLYKLQVREIAKYLGVPENVILKKSSPHLWKDHEAEDELGISYEEIDSILYCLFEKNLSVEETQKITGIEISTIEKIKELNKNSEHKRLPAQKPDRE, from the coding sequence TTGAATCAAGAAATCATTGATGAGATAAAAAATCAAGATTATTCTTCCATCACAAGTACAATCGAAAATTTTCTAGAAGAGCAAATGGAAAAAAATCATGCAAAAGGACTCATTTTAGGATTAAGCGGGGGAATTGACTCAGCAGTTTTAGCATACATTTGCAAAAGAAAATTTGCAGATAAAACAATAGCAATAGTCATGCCAGATACTGGAATCACACCAAAAACAGAAACTGAAGATGCACTAAAGATGATATCATTAACAGGAATTCAATACAAGCTAATTGACATCAACCCAATAGTAAATGAATACTCTATGTATTTAGAACCAAATGAAAGGGCAAAAGGAAATCTTCGAGCAAGAGTTAGAACAAATATTTTGTATTATTATGCAAATGCCAAAAACTATCTAGTGTTAGGATCAAGTGATAAAAGTGAATATCTGATTGGGTATTTTACAAAATTTGGGGACGGTGCATCAGATGTTACACCCATCATTTCATTGTATAAACTCCAAGTAAGAGAGATTGCAAAATATTTAGGCGTTCCAGAAAATGTAATTTTAAAAAAGAGCAGTCCTCATTTGTGGAAAGACCATGAAGCAGAAGATGAGCTTGGAATTTCATATGAGGAAATAGATTCTATTCTTTATTGTTTATTTGAAAAGAACCTCTCAGTAGAAGAAACTCAAAAGATAACAGGAATAGAAATTTCTACAATAGAGAAAATCAAAGAACTAAACAAAAACAGTGAACATAAAAGATTGCCAGCACAAAAACCAGATAGAGAGTGA
- a CDS encoding Rieske 2Fe-2S domain-containing protein, which produces MAWKKIAEKGDIDAGKGKAFEIDGKQIAIFNQDGYHAIDDLCVHQDGSIAPGKLDGDIVECPLHFWHYNIKTGELTDYLKDVKLETYPVEARDDGIYVDV; this is translated from the coding sequence ATGGCTTGGAAGAAAATTGCTGAAAAAGGAGACATTGATGCAGGTAAAGGCAAAGCATTTGAGATTGATGGAAAACAGATTGCAATTTTTAATCAAGACGGATATCATGCAATAGATGATCTCTGTGTTCATCAGGACGGATCAATTGCACCAGGAAAACTTGACGGAGACATTGTGGAATGTCCACTGCATTTTTGGCATTACAACATCAAAACAGGAGAATTGACAGATTATCTCAAAGATGTAAAGTTAGAGACATACCCTGTCGAAGCAAGAGATGACGGCATCTATGTAGATGTTTAG
- a CDS encoding adenosylhomocysteinase gives MSKVKSSPKLIKEGKLSYEWARSHMQILDNTINRLKKSKPLKGITLGFCLHITKETSVLLMGAKELGATVACCGGNPLTTQDNIAAFLASQGIHVYAWHGQSVKEYDWCIDQVLKHKPTILTDDGADMNVKAHFDKRFKDMEILGATEETTAGVTRIRAVENQGKLRYPVILVNEAYTKHMFDNRYGTGQSTIDGYLRAMNLLLASKRVVVVGYGWVGRGVASRCSGMGSKVIVTEIDPVKALEAHMDGFEVMPMAQAAKLGDIFITCTGMTSVIRKEHILKMKDGAIMGNVGHFDVEIDSKFLLKESKSVKEVRPALDECVLKNGKKVYLIGQGRLANLVAAEGHPPEVMAQSFSNQILSVMYILKNHKKMENKIINVPEEIDTQVAVDALKAMDVKIDKLTPEQVKYANSW, from the coding sequence ATGAGTAAAGTTAAGTCTAGCCCAAAACTGATCAAAGAAGGAAAACTATCCTATGAATGGGCAAGATCACACATGCAAATTCTAGATAATACAATTAATCGATTAAAAAAATCAAAACCTCTCAAAGGAATCACCCTTGGATTTTGTCTCCATATCACAAAAGAGACTTCGGTATTATTAATGGGGGCAAAAGAACTTGGTGCAACTGTTGCATGTTGTGGCGGAAATCCACTAACTACACAAGACAATATTGCGGCATTTTTAGCATCTCAAGGAATTCATGTTTATGCATGGCATGGTCAATCTGTAAAAGAATATGATTGGTGTATTGACCAAGTCCTAAAACACAAACCAACAATTCTTACTGATGATGGAGCAGACATGAATGTCAAAGCTCATTTTGATAAGCGATTTAAGGACATGGAAATTTTAGGTGCAACTGAAGAGACAACTGCAGGTGTAACTAGAATTAGGGCTGTTGAGAATCAAGGAAAATTAAGATATCCTGTAATCCTGGTAAATGAAGCATACACAAAACATATGTTTGATAATAGATATGGTACTGGTCAAAGTACAATAGATGGATACCTTCGTGCTATGAACTTACTTCTAGCATCAAAGCGTGTTGTAGTTGTAGGTTATGGTTGGGTTGGTCGTGGTGTTGCATCAAGATGTAGTGGAATGGGTTCTAAAGTAATTGTAACTGAGATTGATCCTGTAAAAGCTCTTGAGGCTCACATGGATGGTTTTGAGGTAATGCCAATGGCGCAAGCTGCAAAGTTAGGTGACATCTTTATCACTTGTACTGGAATGACTAGTGTAATTAGAAAAGAACACATTCTAAAAATGAAAGATGGTGCAATCATGGGAAATGTTGGCCATTTTGATGTAGAAATTGATAGTAAATTTTTGCTAAAGGAATCAAAATCTGTTAAAGAAGTAAGACCTGCACTTGATGAATGTGTGCTAAAAAATGGAAAGAAAGTTTATCTCATTGGACAAGGTCGTCTTGCAAACTTGGTTGCTGCAGAAGGACATCCTCCCGAAGTAATGGCACAATCATTCTCAAATCAGATTCTATCTGTAATGTACATCCTAAAAAACCACAAAAAGATGGAAAACAAAATCATCAATGTACCTGAAGAGATTGATACACAAGTTGCAGTTGATGCACTAAAGGCAATGGATGTAAAAATTGACAAACTTACTCCTGAACAAGTAAAGTATGCAAACAGCTGGTAA
- the metG gene encoding methionine--tRNA ligase, which produces MNKKAIITSALPYANGEIHLGHVASTYLPADVTTRFLKQNGVEAYYVCASDDFGTPILIQSEKEGKTPAEYVAHWNKRDYEDFTAFDIDFDYFYKTSSPENIQFVQDVFKKLNDAGHIYEQEIIQFYCNNDKKFLPDRYVKGTCPYCKAEDQYSDLCESCGRVPEEITDPKCSLCNQPPTKEKTTHYFFKLKNFGEPLSKWLDENEHLQKDVKKYVQNWIKSGLIDWDITRDITWGVPVPLDGTTDKVFYGWFDNHLAYISTALKFLNDKGIDGKEFWNSSDIYHFIGKDIVYHHYLFLPAMRLGIENEYKLPDYIPTRGHLTLQGKKISKSRNWYIGLKQFLEYYPADYLRFYLVSINPYSQDDLNFDWDDFTTRINSELIGNLGNFVNRALGFTKKAFDGKIPDPENFDEKDSEAEQKIKSLATDVGTLMEQNHLDRALKKIMEFSSYFNQYFQHKEPWKKGPGTASCVYLSVNAVRSLAIAVFPFIPKSAQNIWVQLALDGKVNEQNWSDMSALGIPSGHTLGDSSPLFARVEESDIEKYKKQLGPSE; this is translated from the coding sequence ATGAACAAAAAAGCTATCATTACTAGTGCATTACCTTATGCAAACGGTGAGATTCACCTAGGGCATGTCGCATCTACCTATTTGCCTGCAGATGTCACAACTAGGTTTCTAAAACAAAATGGTGTTGAGGCATACTATGTTTGTGCATCTGATGATTTTGGAACTCCAATTTTGATTCAATCTGAAAAAGAAGGAAAAACCCCTGCAGAATATGTTGCTCATTGGAATAAACGTGACTATGAGGACTTTACCGCCTTTGACATTGATTTTGATTATTTTTACAAGACTAGTTCTCCTGAAAATATTCAATTTGTTCAAGATGTGTTCAAAAAACTCAATGATGCAGGTCACATATACGAGCAAGAAATAATTCAATTTTATTGTAATAACGACAAAAAATTCCTACCTGACAGATATGTTAAGGGTACCTGCCCATATTGTAAAGCAGAAGACCAATACTCTGATCTATGCGAAAGTTGTGGTCGTGTCCCTGAAGAGATTACAGATCCTAAATGTTCATTATGTAATCAGCCTCCTACAAAAGAGAAGACAACACATTACTTTTTCAAACTCAAAAATTTTGGAGAGCCTCTCTCAAAATGGCTAGATGAAAATGAACATCTTCAAAAAGATGTAAAAAAATATGTACAGAACTGGATAAAATCTGGTTTAATTGATTGGGATATTACCCGAGACATTACTTGGGGCGTTCCTGTTCCACTTGATGGTACAACAGACAAGGTCTTCTATGGTTGGTTTGATAATCACTTGGCATACATCTCTACTGCACTGAAATTCCTAAATGACAAAGGCATTGACGGAAAAGAATTTTGGAATTCATCTGATATCTACCACTTTATCGGAAAAGACATTGTTTATCATCACTATCTGTTTTTACCTGCCATGCGATTGGGAATTGAAAATGAATACAAACTACCTGATTACATTCCTACAAGAGGGCACCTTACACTTCAAGGAAAAAAAATCTCAAAGAGCAGAAATTGGTATATTGGATTAAAACAATTCTTAGAGTATTACCCTGCAGACTATTTGCGATTCTATCTTGTATCTATCAATCCTTATTCTCAAGATGACTTGAATTTTGACTGGGATGATTTTACAACAAGAATAAATTCTGAATTAATTGGAAATCTTGGAAACTTTGTTAATCGTGCATTAGGATTCACCAAAAAAGCATTTGATGGAAAAATTCCAGATCCTGAAAACTTTGACGAAAAAGATTCTGAGGCAGAACAAAAAATTAAATCTCTTGCAACTGATGTTGGTACTTTGATGGAGCAAAATCATCTTGATAGAGCACTAAAGAAGATTATGGAGTTTTCATCCTACTTTAATCAGTACTTTCAACATAAGGAACCTTGGAAGAAAGGTCCTGGTACTGCATCTTGTGTTTATCTTTCTGTCAATGCAGTTAGAAGCTTGGCAATAGCAGTATTCCCATTCATTCCTAAATCTGCTCAAAACATTTGGGTTCAACTTGCACTAGATGGTAAGGTAAATGAACAAAATTGGAGTGATATGTCTGCTTTGGGAATACCTTCTGGGCATACACTTGGTGATTCCTCACCATTATTTGCCCGAGTTGAAGAATCTGATATTGAAAAATACAAAAAACAACTAGGACCTTCAGAATAA
- a CDS encoding DUF726 domain-containing protein, producing the protein MKPIPRISTRGYYDLKTGKTLKKNNYYLYPKKDFQKLDGSKELTIMIHGLRNDNAGAIAKVVLARNRLRKLGYSHPVIGFSYDSNTTGAHLIKHAKHALAVGQSIAKKNGRNLGKFIEDFKKSNPKTKIRLMGHSLGSQVILSTIEYLAKKEQNSGILESVYFFGASITEDVPSSKKYGKALRTIVNKKILNHYAPSDEVLRWADDKNYVLGPLGLNGATGKTISKYHQKLVKPKNHRFASYAAVLNTFP; encoded by the coding sequence ATGAAACCCATTCCAAGAATTTCAACAAGAGGTTACTATGATCTTAAAACTGGAAAAACCCTAAAGAAAAATAACTATTATCTTTACCCAAAAAAAGATTTTCAGAAATTAGATGGTTCAAAGGAATTAACCATAATGATTCATGGTTTGAGAAATGACAATGCGGGTGCCATTGCAAAGGTTGTATTGGCACGTAATAGATTACGTAAATTGGGTTATTCTCATCCTGTAATTGGATTTAGTTATGATTCTAACACAACTGGGGCTCATTTGATCAAACATGCAAAACATGCTCTTGCTGTAGGCCAAAGTATTGCAAAAAAGAATGGACGCAATCTAGGTAAATTCATTGAGGATTTCAAAAAATCTAACCCAAAAACAAAGATACGGTTAATGGGACATTCGCTAGGCTCTCAAGTGATACTAAGTACAATTGAATATCTTGCAAAAAAGGAACAAAATTCTGGAATTTTAGAGAGTGTTTACTTTTTTGGGGCTTCTATTACTGAAGATGTACCGTCTTCAAAAAAATATGGAAAAGCACTTCGAACCATTGTCAATAAAAAAATCTTAAACCATTATGCACCTTCTGATGAAGTTTTGCGTTGGGCTGATGACAAAAATTACGTTTTGGGACCTCTTGGCCTGAATGGTGCAACTGGAAAAACTATCAGTAAATATCACCAGAAACTCGTTAAACCAAAAAATCATAGGTTTGCAAGTTATGCTGCTGTACTGAACACCTTTCCATAA
- a CDS encoding EF-Tu/IF-2/RF-3 family GTPase produces the protein MVKSINFVVLGKQDIASEFGKKGTETDLTLYDRKESDIIKTWVAPSGFPDKIQPLFQAINLAEYVILHVDKLDKFTGEQIIALDSLKKEKGILSHTFEVDESKLDAMIKGTVVENYAKVDQDKIKEEMDKLEPITSDGVSEMVIDHCFDVKGVGTVILGKVTNGKVKQYDNLKLYPAGIDVLIKSIQMHDDPVDESICPARVGLAVKGAKPDEVGRGDVICEEGAVDVKTEIEIDFQKSPFYKSEIAENQGCLVNIGLQIKAAKFSSISPLKLTFEKPIVCKSGQVAIILKPESPTIRILGSGKIK, from the coding sequence GTGGTAAAATCAATTAACTTCGTAGTTTTAGGTAAGCAAGATATTGCATCAGAATTTGGGAAGAAAGGAACTGAAACTGATCTGACCCTTTATGATCGAAAGGAATCTGACATAATCAAAACATGGGTTGCTCCAAGTGGGTTCCCAGATAAAATTCAGCCATTGTTTCAAGCAATTAATCTTGCAGAATATGTGATATTACATGTTGATAAATTAGATAAATTCACTGGGGAGCAAATCATTGCACTTGATTCTCTAAAAAAAGAAAAAGGAATTCTGTCTCATACCTTTGAAGTTGATGAATCTAAGTTGGATGCAATGATCAAAGGTACTGTAGTTGAAAATTACGCTAAGGTTGATCAAGACAAAATTAAAGAAGAAATGGATAAACTTGAACCAATTACTTCTGACGGAGTTTCAGAAATGGTGATAGACCATTGTTTTGATGTAAAGGGTGTAGGAACTGTGATTTTAGGTAAAGTCACCAATGGTAAAGTAAAACAATATGATAATTTGAAATTATATCCTGCTGGAATTGATGTCCTTATAAAATCAATTCAAATGCATGATGATCCTGTTGATGAATCGATATGTCCTGCAAGAGTGGGTTTGGCAGTAAAAGGCGCCAAACCTGATGAAGTTGGACGTGGCGATGTTATTTGTGAAGAAGGTGCAGTGGATGTTAAAACTGAAATTGAAATTGATTTTCAAAAAAGTCCTTTTTACAAAAGTGAGATTGCAGAAAATCAAGGTTGTCTAGTCAACATAGGATTGCAAATAAAGGCTGCAAAATTCTCTTCAATATCTCCACTCAAACTCACTTTTGAAAAACCAATTGTATGTAAATCTGGACAAGTTGCAATAATCTTGAAACCTGAATCGCCTACAATTAGAATACTTGGCAGTGGCAAAATAAAATAG
- a CDS encoding nicotinamide-nucleotide adenylyltransferase, giving the protein MRGLMMGRFQPFHLGHLELVKQILDQCDEVIIAITSAQFNYLEKDPFTAGERIEMIHNSLKEANLDLRKCFVMSIENQFNVATWASYLQSALPHFDKVYSGNDYVSMLLADSGIIVVKPDFLDRKQYNATKIRSMIISDENWKDYVPNAVYEFLTKINAKNRLSVISKSDTNPTKH; this is encoded by the coding sequence ATGCGTGGATTGATGATGGGAAGGTTTCAGCCTTTTCATTTGGGTCATCTGGAATTAGTTAAACAAATTCTTGATCAATGTGATGAAGTAATTATTGCAATAACTAGTGCACAGTTCAATTATTTGGAAAAAGATCCATTTACTGCTGGCGAAAGAATTGAAATGATTCATAATTCTCTCAAAGAAGCAAACCTTGATTTGAGAAAATGTTTTGTAATGTCCATAGAGAATCAGTTTAACGTTGCAACATGGGCATCCTATTTGCAATCTGCATTACCTCATTTTGATAAAGTATACAGTGGGAATGACTATGTCTCTATGCTTTTAGCTGATTCTGGAATAATTGTTGTAAAACCTGACTTCTTAGATCGAAAACAATACAATGCAACTAAAATCCGCTCAATGATAATATCTGATGAAAATTGGAAAGACTATGTTCCAAATGCTGTTTATGAATTTCTGACAAAAATTAATGCAAAAAATAGGTTATCCGTAATTTCTAAATCTGATACCAATCCTACAAAACACTGA
- a CDS encoding DUF2299 family protein: MVKCCRCEEFIENEKMNGFWGQEEDTKPICNKCLKKIHDLDGKDIEIRNRIEKWLSEENISFNEVNEPKNVFHFLLQDIGPLKMRIEVFQDKNNLDVITGFMTFLSKELTFNLYRFSEEQKEEFKKKVDDFLSTLRVDYRTGIRVGYEIISERGHYGAKYFIRTKQEDLDKEKFLKILNMTKETGLKSDEFLSQTLTNQ, from the coding sequence ATGGTCAAATGTTGTCGTTGTGAGGAATTTATTGAAAATGAGAAGATGAATGGTTTTTGGGGACAAGAAGAAGATACAAAACCAATTTGTAATAAATGTCTCAAAAAGATTCATGATTTAGATGGTAAAGATATCGAAATAAGAAATAGAATTGAAAAATGGCTTAGTGAAGAAAATATTTCATTTAATGAAGTTAATGAACCAAAAAATGTATTTCATTTTTTACTTCAAGATATCGGTCCATTAAAAATGAGAATTGAAGTATTTCAAGACAAAAATAATTTAGATGTCATAACAGGGTTTATGACGTTTCTAAGTAAGGAATTGACATTTAATTTGTATAGATTTTCAGAAGAACAAAAAGAGGAATTCAAGAAAAAGGTAGATGATTTTCTCTCAACATTAAGAGTAGACTATAGAACAGGGATCAGAGTAGGCTACGAAATCATTTCAGAAAGAGGGCATTATGGTGCAAAATATTTCATAAGAACAAAACAAGAGGATTTAGACAAGGAAAAATTTTTGAAAATTTTAAACATGACAAAAGAGACAGGTTTGAAATCAGATGAATTTTTGAGTCAAACACTAACTAATCAATAG
- the ilvC gene encoding ketol-acid reductoisomerase yields the protein MAQTWKDTDISLDPIKDQTIAVIGYGIQGDAQANNMKDSGLNVIIGLKEGGNSWKKAEADGHKVMSVADATKQADIIHILIPDMIQGQVYKDEIGPNLSEGKALSFSHAAAIYWKWIEAPNNVDLIMIAPKGPGSKVRETYLDNFGTPAIVAVEQDFTGKAWDRTLGIAKAIGSARAGLIKTAFKEEVETDWFGEQADLCGGAASMVTNAFETLVEAGYQPEIAYFEVLHELKLIVDMIQRYGINGMWRRVSETARYGGLTRGPMVMDSANKENMKKVLTMIQDGTFNNEWISEYQKNGKDAFDKYMKQYDEHQIEKVGKEMRKMMWPDSTE from the coding sequence ATGGCACAAACATGGAAAGATACCGATATCAGTCTTGATCCGATAAAAGATCAAACAATTGCTGTAATTGGTTATGGAATTCAAGGTGATGCTCAAGCAAACAACATGAAAGACTCTGGTCTTAATGTTATAATCGGTCTTAAAGAAGGCGGTAATAGCTGGAAAAAAGCCGAAGCTGATGGTCACAAAGTAATGTCAGTAGCAGATGCCACAAAACAGGCAGACATTATTCATATACTGATTCCAGATATGATTCAAGGTCAAGTATACAAAGATGAAATCGGACCAAATCTTTCTGAAGGAAAAGCATTGTCATTTTCTCATGCAGCTGCAATCTATTGGAAATGGATTGAAGCACCAAACAATGTTGATTTAATCATGATTGCACCAAAAGGACCTGGTTCCAAAGTAAGAGAAACATATCTTGATAATTTTGGAACTCCAGCTATTGTTGCAGTTGAACAAGACTTTACAGGAAAAGCTTGGGATAGAACATTGGGAATTGCAAAAGCAATTGGAAGTGCAAGAGCCGGATTAATCAAAACTGCTTTCAAAGAAGAAGTAGAAACTGATTGGTTTGGTGAACAAGCAGACCTTTGTGGTGGTGCAGCTTCTATGGTGACAAACGCATTTGAAACTCTAGTTGAAGCAGGATATCAACCAGAAATTGCATACTTTGAAGTCCTACATGAACTCAAACTCATTGTAGATATGATTCAAAGATATGGTATCAATGGAATGTGGAGACGTGTAAGTGAAACTGCAAGATATGGCGGTTTAACACGTGGACCAATGGTGATGGATTCTGCAAACAAAGAGAACATGAAAAAAGTTCTAACCATGATTCAAGATGGTACATTCAACAACGAGTGGATTTCTGAATACCAGAAAAATGGTAAAGATGCATTTGACAAATACATGAAACAATATGACGAACACCAAATTGAAAAAGTTGGTAAAGAAATGCGTAAAATGATGTGGCCTGATTCCACAGAATAA
- a CDS encoding cobalamin B12-binding domain-containing protein — translation MKQKTQTRNIKILVAKLGLDGHDRGALVLCRAFRDAGMEVIYSGLFATPERVAQIAEDEDVDAIAMSLLNGAHGTLFPRVVKALKKKKINDVLVVGGGVIPEIDHKDLIKAGIDHVFGPGTPLPTIIDHINTGVGKLRKI, via the coding sequence ATGAAACAGAAGACGCAAACAAGAAACATCAAGATTTTAGTTGCAAAATTGGGTCTAGATGGACACGATAGAGGAGCACTTGTGTTGTGTAGAGCATTCAGAGATGCAGGAATGGAAGTTATCTATTCAGGATTATTTGCGACTCCAGAGAGAGTTGCACAAATTGCAGAAGATGAAGATGTAGATGCAATTGCAATGAGTTTACTTAATGGAGCACATGGAACATTATTCCCAAGAGTAGTCAAAGCCCTCAAAAAGAAAAAGATTAACGATGTTCTAGTAGTTGGCGGAGGAGTAATTCCAGAAATTGATCATAAAGATTTGATTAAAGCTGGTATTGACCACGTATTTGGACCTGGTACCCCATTACCTACAATTATTGATCATATCAATACAGGTGTAGGTAAATTAAGAAAAATATAA